Proteins from a genomic interval of Nitrospirota bacterium:
- a CDS encoding response regulator, whose protein sequence is MGDKKKILVVDDEEQNVKLLSSLLRAEGYEAETASNGREAVEKVKALFPDLVLLDIMMPDMDGYEACSLIKNDAETANIPVVIVTALSDRESKLRGLEVSANEFLTKPIDRIELILRVKNLLRIKDYEDFMLSHNQRLEQEVRNRTYELQIAMDDIESAHQEIKSSYIETIHRLTLAAEFKDEDTATHIKRISYYCRILAEQLGQAGDFCETIFYAGPMHDIGKIGIPDNILLKPGKLTPEEFEIIKSHTTIGARILSKSSSEFLSAAEVVALTHHERWDGTGYPRGLKGEDIPLMGRIMNIVDQYDSLRSKRPYKPPFSHEQAFNIIVKGDGRTKPEHFDPRILDVFAEAADEFDRIFEGYQD, encoded by the coding sequence ATGGGAGATAAAAAGAAAATTCTGGTGGTCGACGACGAAGAGCAGAATGTCAAGCTGCTCAGTTCCCTCTTGAGGGCAGAGGGATATGAGGCCGAAACAGCCTCAAACGGCAGGGAGGCGGTCGAGAAGGTAAAGGCTCTTTTCCCTGACCTGGTGCTGCTGGACATCATGATGCCCGACATGGACGGATACGAGGCCTGCAGTCTGATCAAGAACGACGCTGAAACGGCAAACATCCCGGTTGTGATCGTTACCGCACTCAGTGACAGAGAATCAAAGCTGAGGGGGCTTGAGGTCTCGGCGAATGAATTTCTGACCAAACCGATCGATAGAATCGAATTGATCCTCCGGGTAAAAAATCTGCTGAGAATCAAGGATTATGAGGACTTCATGCTCAGCCATAATCAGCGGCTTGAGCAGGAAGTCAGGAACAGGACCTATGAGCTGCAGATTGCAATGGACGATATCGAATCTGCCCACCAGGAGATAAAAAGCAGCTATATCGAGACGATCCATCGGCTCACTCTTGCTGCCGAGTTCAAGGACGAGGATACTGCAACGCATATCAAACGCATAAGTTATTATTGCAGGATCCTGGCCGAGCAGTTGGGGCAGGCGGGCGATTTTTGCGAGACCATTTTTTACGCAGGCCCTATGCACGATATCGGCAAGATCGGAATTCCGGACAATATTCTTCTGAAACCGGGAAAGCTGACGCCTGAGGAGTTCGAAATTATCAAGTCGCATACGACCATCGGCGCCAGGATACTCTCAAAGTCTTCTTCTGAATTCCTCTCTGCTGCAGAGGTGGTGGCTCTCACGCATCATGAGCGATGGGATGGGACCGGTTATCCGCGAGGGCTCAAGGGTGAGGATATTCCCCTTATGGGAAGGATCATGAATATCGTCGATCAGTATGACTCGCTTCGGTCCAAGCGTCCCTACAAGCCGCCCTTCAGTCATGAACAGGCCTTTAACATTATCGTGAAAGGTGATGGCCGGACGAAACCTGAGCATTTTGACCCCAGGATTCTCGATGTCTTTGCCGAAGCTGCAGACGAATTTGACCGAATATTTGAAGGATATCAAGACTGA
- a CDS encoding RNA polymerase sigma factor, with amino-acid sequence MDDDIRLVERYMAGXXGDDVAMEEIVLKYQRVIYAFVYRMTRDMEEAKDLTQKTFMNVIGGIRNFRRQSSFKTWLYQIAAHASLNQIRQGRKDEIEITETIICNQKGALSLLMERQRILDVRSALGLLPERQRLTIVLRVYEGLSCEETAGVMGCSEGAVKAHYHNGLQKLRDAMKEKGHDTVS; translated from the coding sequence ATGGATGATGATATTCGGCTTGTCGAACGATATATGGCCGGCNNNNNNGGTGACGATGTGGCAATGGAAGAAATTGTGCTGAAATATCAGCGTGTTATCTATGCGTTTGTCTATCGCATGACGAGGGACATGGAAGAGGCAAAGGATCTTACCCAGAAGACCTTTATGAACGTAATCGGCGGCATACGGAATTTCAGGCGGCAATCTTCGTTTAAGACCTGGCTGTATCAGATAGCGGCGCATGCGAGCCTGAACCAGATCCGGCAGGGCCGGAAAGATGAGATCGAAATAACAGAAACGATCATATGCAACCAAAAAGGGGCACTGTCCCTGCTCATGGAGAGGCAGAGGATACTGGACGTGCGATCTGCTCTGGGTCTGCTGCCAGAGCGCCAGAGGCTTACGATCGTGCTCAGGGTCTATGAAGGACTTAGCTGTGAAGAGACTGCAGGGGTGATGGGATGCTCAGAAGGTGCGGTCAAGGCCCATTACCATAATGGATTGCAAAAACTTCGTGATGCAATGAAGGAGAAGGGACATGACACTGTCTCATGA
- the hemG gene encoding protoporphyrinogen oxidase: MERIAIIGGGISGLSLAWFLLEKDAEADITIFEAEQRPGGKIWSDKAEGFLCEWGVNGFLDNKPKTLELSKKLALEPMRSNDASRKRFIFSNGVLHRLPESPPAFLFSKLLSLPGRLRVMAEPFIAGNAKEEETLAEFARRRLGREAYEKLIDPMASGIYAGNPETLSLRACFPRVYDLEKKYGGLIRGMLKLQQEKKKQGSSEKVGAGPAGILTSFFDGMGELIRTLKAVLGDRLRLGYRAVSIEKKGSSYTIHFADSSSFEAETVIVASPAYAASEMMKNIDKKLSNTLSEIPYPSVSVACLGYKKDKFTADLDAFGYLIPSREKRKILGTLYDSSIFQNRAPEGYALLRVMVGGARASDLAMQPEPQLLATIRKELSDIIKITAAPDFVRIYRHEMAIPQYTVGHTERLRNIDAILAKQKNLYLTGNAYRGISVNDCIENSAKLAEKIIEESA, encoded by the coding sequence ATGGAAAGAATAGCGATTATCGGTGGCGGCATATCAGGGCTTTCGCTTGCCTGGTTTCTTCTTGAAAAAGACGCCGAAGCTGATATAACGATTTTTGAAGCTGAGCAGCGGCCCGGCGGGAAAATATGGTCGGACAAGGCAGAGGGTTTTCTCTGTGAATGGGGGGTGAACGGTTTTCTTGACAATAAGCCGAAGACGCTCGAACTTTCAAAGAAACTGGCTCTTGAGCCCATGCGCAGCAACGATGCATCACGGAAGCGGTTTATCTTCTCAAACGGAGTGCTTCATCGGCTGCCTGAGTCTCCGCCGGCATTTCTCTTTTCGAAACTCCTGAGTCTGCCGGGCAGGTTGAGGGTCATGGCTGAACCGTTCATTGCAGGGAATGCAAAGGAAGAAGAGACCCTTGCAGAGTTTGCGCGGAGAAGGTTGGGCAGAGAGGCCTATGAGAAACTGATCGATCCCATGGCGTCCGGCATTTATGCCGGAAATCCTGAGACCCTGAGCCTCAGGGCATGCTTTCCCAGAGTCTATGACCTGGAAAAGAAATACGGCGGTCTCATCCGGGGCATGCTGAAACTCCAGCAGGAAAAGAAAAAACAGGGATCATCTGAAAAGGTCGGAGCTGGGCCGGCCGGCATACTTACTTCATTCTTTGACGGTATGGGAGAACTGATCCGAACTCTCAAGGCGGTTCTCGGTGACAGGCTCCGTCTCGGTTACCGGGCGGTCTCGATCGAAAAAAAAGGCAGCAGTTATACCATTCATTTTGCCGACAGCTCTTCCTTTGAGGCAGAGACGGTCATTGTTGCCTCACCCGCATATGCGGCTTCAGAGATGATGAAAAATATCGACAAAAAACTCTCCAACACGTTATCTGAAATACCGTATCCCTCGGTCTCCGTTGCCTGTCTCGGATATAAGAAAGATAAGTTCACGGCAGACCTCGATGCCTTTGGGTATCTCATTCCATCCCGCGAAAAACGGAAGATTCTGGGTACGCTCTATGACTCCAGCATCTTCCAAAACAGGGCGCCGGAAGGATATGCGCTTTTACGGGTCATGGTTGGTGGTGCGAGGGCCTCTGACCTTGCCATGCAGCCCGAACCGCAATTGCTGGCGACGATCAGAAAGGAACTGTCTGATATCATCAAGATCACCGCTGCTCCTGATTTTGTGCGCATATACCGGCACGAGATGGCAATCCCCCAGTACACCGTGGGACATACCGAGCGGCTGAGGAACATTGACGCGATACTGGCAAAGCAGAAGAACCTTTACCTGACGGGCAATGCCTACCGCGGCATCAGTGTCAATGACTGCATTGAGAACTCGGCAAAGCTTGCAGAAAAGATTATTGAGGAATCTGCCTGA
- a CDS encoding GAF domain-containing protein → MNFFGTLTRQFVVISIILLLFLAIDTYSDFVFTHNMKGKAAGIDLAGQFKSKPFEIAWMLERLVERDVERLDEKKRTDFVNELRSILDNYDTTARYLKEGNKKLDLKPLISPEILALFNAVTDKWQGEMKPLVVKIIELPSTVSESDARDLLRLYDSKIYQYNAHVDRLVSFLLANYEEDIRKFDIFRLYVLGIFCAATIITIMYIRQNIVKPLRSFAHAAHEIRKGNFDVCIEVTNQDEMGQFAERFNEMTARLKDAFHEIRQRSDNVLALNNASNAIVGFTDELPLYKAICENARALFDFRMVWLGLLHEGNYSVAPVAYAGFEEGCLNNSTITWDDSPTGRGAIGTAIRLNIPQIINDIKNDPIFTPWLSDAGKKEYGSMLSVPLICGGTAVIGVLNFYSDKLGYFTPDKVELCQVYANQAAIAIENLTLLTDLDAKVKSRTRELEDAKLLAESANMAKSAFLANMSHDLRTPLNAIIGFSEAMSQGIYGEIRADHKEYLEYIYQSGLKLLKLINEVLDLSKMETGGIELCYGEYNISDIMNNALYIFREKAKKHRIDISVTVAEDARLLTVDESKIKQVFVNLLTDAINATPDKGTILIETARVSCSPADISGNQEASATADRLPLLPERDCIKVAITDSRPAITDTERVRFFDPYKQFDTTIERKQDNVGLLLSKRYVELHGGRIWAEGVPAESPDDGLSAGNRFIFVLPQRP, encoded by the coding sequence ATGAATTTCTTCGGAACGCTGACGCGGCAGTTTGTTGTCATCAGCATAATTCTGCTTCTCTTTCTTGCCATTGATACCTATTCTGACTTTGTTTTTACCCACAACATGAAAGGCAAAGCAGCTGGTATCGACCTTGCCGGCCAGTTTAAATCCAAACCCTTTGAGATCGCATGGATGCTCGAACGCCTGGTCGAGCGGGATGTCGAAAGGCTCGATGAAAAAAAACGGACGGATTTTGTCAACGAACTCAGATCGATTCTGGATAATTATGACACTACTGCCCGTTACCTGAAGGAAGGCAATAAGAAACTGGATTTGAAGCCGCTAATAAGCCCTGAAATCCTTGCCCTTTTTAATGCAGTGACCGATAAATGGCAGGGTGAGATGAAACCCCTGGTTGTGAAGATCATTGAGTTGCCCTCCACTGTTTCTGAAAGCGATGCCAGGGATTTATTGCGTTTATATGACTCTAAGATTTATCAGTATAATGCCCATGTTGACCGTCTGGTGAGTTTTCTTCTTGCAAATTATGAGGAAGATATCCGGAAGTTCGATATTTTCAGGCTCTACGTTCTCGGAATATTCTGTGCCGCAACCATCATCACAATCATGTATATCAGGCAGAATATTGTCAAACCGTTGAGAAGTTTTGCCCATGCGGCGCACGAAATCAGGAAGGGGAATTTTGATGTCTGCATAGAGGTGACAAACCAGGACGAGATGGGTCAGTTTGCCGAACGGTTCAATGAGATGACTGCCAGGCTGAAGGACGCTTTTCATGAAATCAGGCAGCGCTCTGACAATGTCCTGGCGCTCAATAATGCGTCGAACGCCATTGTCGGGTTTACTGATGAATTGCCGTTGTATAAGGCGATCTGCGAAAATGCCAGGGCACTCTTTGACTTCAGGATGGTCTGGCTCGGACTGCTTCACGAGGGCAATTATAGTGTTGCACCGGTTGCGTATGCCGGCTTTGAAGAAGGCTGCCTTAACAATAGTACCATTACGTGGGATGATTCCCCTACCGGCAGAGGGGCAATCGGTACAGCGATCCGGCTCAATATCCCTCAGATCATCAACGATATAAAGAACGATCCGATATTTACGCCGTGGCTCAGTGATGCGGGGAAAAAAGAATATGGCTCCATGTTGTCCGTACCCCTTATCTGCGGCGGCACGGCAGTTATCGGAGTTCTGAATTTTTACAGTGATAAGCTCGGCTATTTTACACCCGACAAGGTGGAACTATGCCAGGTTTATGCAAACCAGGCGGCGATCGCGATCGAAAATCTGACGCTGCTGACAGACCTTGACGCCAAGGTCAAGAGCAGAACCCGGGAGCTGGAAGATGCAAAATTGCTTGCCGAGAGCGCTAATATGGCAAAGTCCGCCTTCCTGGCGAATATGTCCCATGACCTGCGGACTCCTCTGAACGCAATTATCGGGTTTTCCGAAGCAATGTCCCAGGGCATTTATGGTGAGATTCGGGCTGACCACAAGGAATACCTTGAATACATTTATCAAAGCGGCCTGAAGCTCCTGAAGCTGATTAATGAGGTCCTGGATCTGAGCAAGATGGAGACGGGCGGTATAGAGCTTTGTTATGGCGAATACAATATCAGCGATATCATGAACAATGCCCTCTATATCTTTCGGGAGAAGGCAAAAAAACACCGGATAGACATATCCGTAACCGTCGCCGAGGATGCACGATTATTGACCGTTGACGAAAGCAAAATCAAACAGGTCTTTGTAAACCTGCTTACGGATGCTATTAATGCAACGCCTGACAAGGGGACTATCCTGATAGAGACTGCCCGGGTAAGCTGCAGCCCTGCTGATATTTCCGGCAATCAGGAAGCATCTGCGACGGCCGATCGGTTGCCGTTGCTTCCTGAGCGGGATTGCATTAAGGTCGCGATCACGGATTCTCGTCCGGCTATAACCGATACAGAGCGCGTGAGGTTCTTTGATCCCTATAAACAATTTGATACCACGATTGAGAGAAAACAGGACAATGTAGGACTTCTCCTGAGCAAAAGGTATGTGGAACTCCATGGGGGCAGGATATGGGCCGAGGGGGTGCCGGCAGAGTCCCCTGATGATGGATTGTCCGCCGGCAACAGGTTTATTTTCGTATTGCCACAGCGGCCCTGA
- a CDS encoding DUF465 domain-containing protein, with protein sequence MKEQEIMAKLSQENEEFRKVSDEHHDLDMQLIEVDKKVYLTPEEDLDRKKLAKRKLHLKDKMAEMVRDYKKAHPDS encoded by the coding sequence GTGAAAGAACAGGAGATCATGGCTAAGCTTTCGCAGGAGAACGAGGAGTTCAGAAAAGTGAGTGATGAGCACCACGACCTTGATATGCAGCTTATAGAAGTTGACAAGAAAGTCTACCTGACGCCTGAGGAAGACCTCGATCGCAAGAAGCTGGCAAAGAGAAAGCTTCACCTTAAAGATAAGATGGCTGAAATGGTGAGGGATTATAAGAAGGCCCATCCGGACAGTTAG
- a CDS encoding uroporphyrinogen decarboxylase has translation MNDTFLRACRGEKVDYTPVWLMRQAGRYLPEYQEVRSKVDFLTLCKTPELAAKVTLQPVDILGVDAAILFSDILIAVEAMGMPLEFHDKKGPILADPVRTKAGVDKLVIPDTEDSMPFVLDTIKLLRKELKVPLIGFSGAPWTLATYIIEGGSSKNFMHTKKMMYQNPGLFKALMEKITATVIEYLSAQINAGAQAVQLFDSWAGILAPYDYENMIFPFVKSAIKALKKFDVPVIYFVNDCSGLLKIVKKCGADVIGIDWRVDMAKAAKKLGKKYSIQGNLDPLVLFAPKEHIEERVKDILFKAEPARGHIFNLGHGILPETPVENAIAMVEAVHKYGRKE, from the coding sequence ATGAACGATACATTTTTAAGGGCATGCCGTGGAGAGAAGGTTGACTATACGCCGGTATGGCTTATGAGACAGGCCGGCAGGTATCTGCCGGAATACCAGGAGGTGCGCTCCAAGGTTGACTTCCTGACTCTCTGCAAAACCCCGGAACTTGCAGCCAAGGTGACACTTCAGCCGGTCGATATCCTTGGTGTTGATGCCGCGATCCTTTTTTCCGACATCCTTATTGCGGTGGAGGCGATGGGCATGCCGCTTGAGTTTCATGACAAGAAAGGGCCTATCCTTGCAGACCCGGTCAGGACCAAGGCAGGTGTTGACAAGCTGGTCATCCCTGACACGGAAGACAGCATGCCTTTTGTGCTCGATACCATAAAGCTCCTGCGGAAGGAACTGAAGGTGCCGCTTATCGGTTTTTCCGGCGCGCCCTGGACGCTTGCTACGTATATTATAGAAGGCGGCAGTTCAAAGAACTTCATGCATACGAAGAAGATGATGTATCAGAACCCCGGTCTCTTCAAGGCCCTCATGGAAAAGATTACTGCTACGGTCATTGAATATCTCTCGGCACAGATCAATGCAGGTGCTCAGGCGGTGCAGCTCTTCGATTCCTGGGCAGGTATTCTTGCGCCCTATGACTACGAAAATATGATATTTCCGTTTGTGAAGTCGGCGATCAAGGCGCTGAAGAAATTCGACGTGCCGGTCATCTATTTTGTGAACGACTGCTCCGGACTGCTCAAGATCGTCAAGAAATGCGGGGCTGATGTCATCGGTATTGACTGGCGCGTTGACATGGCGAAGGCTGCAAAGAAACTGGGCAAGAAATATTCGATCCAGGGAAACCTTGACCCTCTGGTGCTCTTTGCGCCTAAGGAGCATATCGAGGAGCGGGTAAAGGATATTCTTTTCAAGGCAGAACCTGCGAGAGGGCATATTTTCAATCTTGGACACGGTATTTTGCCAGAAACGCCGGTTGAAAATGCAATCGCTATGGTTGAGGCTGTGCACAAATACGGCAGAAAAGAGTAA
- the hemH gene encoding ferrochelatase — MGVLLLNLGGPDSLAAVQPFLYNLFSDREIIRLGPVFLQKPLAFLISSLRSAKTKAAYALIGGKSPIREITDDQAKALETSLNEESASHGRKTEFKVVVGMRYWHPFTKDAVSRISAEGIDKVVVLSLYPHYSVATTASSLSELRRVLTAYPSIRTHHIMSWYDQPRYIDALAEKIAKGLALFCSSSLTPGIKPTDVHLLFSAHSLPKKFVDEGDPYVDHIMATIKAVTARFGNPWKLSYQSKSGPVAWLEPSTEQMLEEMASKGIKNVLAVPISFVSDHIETLYEIDMLYREMAALLGIRLERAESLNLSPTFISALADIVVHGMEEAGWKE, encoded by the coding sequence ATTGGAGTTCTGCTCCTCAATCTCGGTGGCCCTGATTCACTTGCGGCTGTTCAGCCTTTTTTGTACAACCTCTTTTCCGACAGAGAGATCATAAGACTTGGTCCGGTGTTTCTTCAGAAGCCTCTTGCTTTTTTGATCTCCTCCCTGCGGTCAGCCAAGACAAAGGCTGCCTATGCGCTCATTGGGGGAAAATCACCGATCAGGGAAATTACGGATGATCAGGCAAAGGCCCTTGAAACATCGTTGAATGAGGAGTCAGCCTCCCATGGCCGTAAGACAGAATTCAAGGTCGTTGTCGGCATGCGATACTGGCATCCCTTTACCAAAGATGCGGTCAGTCGTATTTCTGCAGAAGGTATTGATAAGGTCGTGGTTCTCAGTCTCTATCCCCACTACTCTGTCGCAACTACCGCATCGTCGCTTTCTGAACTCAGGAGGGTTTTGACCGCCTACCCGTCGATCAGAACCCATCATATCATGTCCTGGTACGATCAGCCGCGTTATATCGATGCGCTTGCAGAAAAGATAGCGAAGGGGCTGGCACTATTTTGTTCTTCATCCCTGACTCCTGGGATCAAGCCAACAGACGTGCATCTGCTTTTCAGCGCACATAGTCTTCCGAAGAAGTTTGTGGATGAAGGTGATCCCTATGTAGACCATATCATGGCAACGATAAAAGCGGTGACCGCGAGGTTCGGCAATCCCTGGAAACTCTCGTATCAGTCAAAGAGCGGACCTGTGGCCTGGCTGGAGCCCTCTACCGAGCAGATGCTTGAGGAGATGGCCTCAAAGGGGATAAAGAACGTCCTTGCGGTCCCGATCAGCTTTGTTTCTGACCATATTGAGACCCTGTATGAAATTGATATGCTTTACCGGGAGATGGCAGCATTGCTTGGCATACGGCTTGAGCGGGCAGAATCTTTGAACCTCTCGCCGACGTTTATTTCAGCTCTGGCTGATATTGTTGTTCACGGAATGGAGGAGGCAGGATGGAAAGAATAG
- a CDS encoding peptidylprolyl isomerase, which translates to MAATRVVIETKFGNMTLKFFPDVAPGHVKNFLELAKSGFYDGTVFHRVMAGFMIQGGDPISKDPARRAAYGTGGPGYTIKAEFNKKPHKRGIVSMARMSDPNSAGSQFFICFDMDPRQQAILDGQYTVFGEVLSGMEVADKIATLPQDRRTNNPNERVEIKIKVIEEKP; encoded by the coding sequence ATGGCCGCAACCAGGGTGGTCATCGAGACAAAATTCGGCAATATGACCCTGAAGTTTTTCCCCGATGTTGCGCCCGGGCATGTAAAGAATTTTCTTGAACTCGCAAAGAGCGGATTTTATGACGGGACAGTATTTCACCGTGTCATGGCAGGCTTTATGATCCAGGGCGGCGATCCGATCAGCAAGGACCCGGCGAGGCGTGCAGCCTACGGTACAGGAGGGCCGGGATATACGATCAAGGCTGAATTCAATAAGAAACCTCACAAACGCGGCATCGTTTCGATGGCCCGGATGAGCGATCCAAATAGCGCAGGTTCCCAGTTTTTTATCTGCTTTGATATGGACCCGAGGCAGCAGGCTATACTTGACGGACAATATACCGTCTTCGGCGAGGTCCTGAGCGGCATGGAAGTGGCGGACAAGATCGCAACGCTGCCCCAGGATCGGCGTACCAACAATCCGAACGAACGGGTAGAGATCAAAATCAAAGTGATCGAGGAAAAGCCCTGA
- a CDS encoding peptidylprolyl isomerase gives MADTHAVIETKFGAVELKFFPEIAPNHVNNFIELARKGFYDNTTFHRVIPGFMIQGGDPNSRNLDKSSHGMGGPGHTVKAEFSDKPHKRGVLSMARSANPDSAGSQFFICVKDSSFLDRQYTVFGEVVSGMDVVDQIVNQPRDARDNPNERVEMTVKIIEK, from the coding sequence ATGGCAGATACGCATGCAGTTATTGAAACAAAATTTGGTGCAGTTGAATTGAAGTTCTTCCCGGAGATAGCCCCAAATCATGTGAACAATTTTATCGAGCTTGCCCGGAAGGGTTTTTACGACAATACGACCTTTCATCGCGTAATTCCGGGGTTCATGATCCAGGGCGGAGACCCGAACTCCAGGAATCTTGATAAATCCAGTCATGGCATGGGAGGCCCTGGCCATACGGTCAAGGCCGAATTTAGTGATAAGCCTCACAAACGCGGCGTCCTCTCGATGGCCCGGTCAGCAAATCCTGATAGCGCAGGTTCCCAGTTTTTTATCTGTGTGAAGGATTCTTCGTTTCTTGACAGACAGTACACCGTATTTGGCGAGGTAGTATCCGGCATGGATGTTGTCGATCAGATCGTGAACCAGCCCAGGGATGCGAGAGACAACCCTAATGAAAGAGTGGAGATGACGGTCAAAATCATAGAGAAATAG
- a CDS encoding zf-HC2 domain-containing protein, with amino-acid sequence MTLSHDEIEGLLPEYAETRLTDDQKQCVEAHLGQCAECVEMLVLLKDLRDCETPDPGDLFWKTLPQKIRALSRDDHARRSAKRFSFLRLLPLAAALMLIIMVFFVFSLQVRQAPQRDPLFRDPLEYSLLELGDITERQIPKHKGWLTAEEVALLDGVTPSYHSEFVTLSSDELSALYRTLRTKDQTGG; translated from the coding sequence ATGACACTGTCTCATGATGAAATAGAAGGGCTGCTGCCCGAGTATGCAGAGACGCGGCTTACGGACGACCAGAAACAATGCGTCGAGGCTCATCTGGGGCAATGCGCGGAATGTGTGGAAATGCTCGTCCTGTTAAAGGATTTGAGGGACTGCGAGACGCCTGACCCCGGAGATCTGTTCTGGAAGACACTTCCTCAGAAGATCCGTGCCCTGAGCAGGGATGATCATGCCCGCCGGTCTGCTAAGAGATTTTCCTTTTTGCGGCTGCTGCCGCTTGCGGCGGCACTGATGCTGATCATTATGGTTTTTTTTGTTTTTTCGCTTCAGGTGCGGCAGGCCCCTCAGCGTGATCCCCTGTTCCGCGATCCGCTTGAATACTCTCTCCTTGAATTAGGCGATATTACTGAAAGGCAGATACCGAAACACAAAGGCTGGCTGACTGCCGAAGAAGTGGCTCTATTGGATGGCGTGACGCCATCATATCACAGCGAATTTGTAACGTTGAGTTCGGACGAACTCTCTGCGTTATACAGGACATTGCGGACAAAAGATCAAACAGGAGGATGA